The window TACAAGGGTCTTGGAGCAACATTGCTGGTATTTTTTTGTTACATTTAATCTTAACACTGATTGTACTGCTTTCAATCTATTTAGTTTTGCTATATTGCTGGATTGCAGGGCGTTGGACCTAGTCTAGCCATCAGCTTTTCTGTATATGAAACCCTGAGATCTCATTGGCAATTGAAAAGGTGATACTTTTAGGTTGGTGAACATTTTCATGTGCCGAGGAAATTATTCCTTCAGTCAATGCTAACATATGGATTTACGATTTTGGATGCCAGGCCACATGACTCTGCTGTCTTAGTTAGTTTGGCCAGCGGAAGTCTTTCTGGCATTGCGTCATCAACGGGTAAGAAACCAACAAACTTACAGCGGATTTATGAGTTGGTTTAACAAGACAAATAAAAGGTCATCAGAATAATGAATAATGCAAGATTCTATTGCTTAAAACCCCAAATAACTAATTGATGGCAGGGGCGTATATTCTTGAACAGAGCACATATTTGCAGAAATTATTGAGAAGTTTATTTCGTTAGATATGACATATTCGATTTTCTTGGTAAACTTAATTAGGTCAAAAAAATGCCTGTTCCACTATCTTCAGGATGGCATTATTTACAATTATCACAATCAATTATGACTTTCTAATTATTGCTCTTTGCTTATGGTGTGCTTCATGGGAGTCTAGTTAACTATATCTATGATGAGCTTAAGATGCCATTTGCTGCTGTCAAACTACTTTGTGACCTTTTTATTATTATACCCATCTTCTGATGTAGAAACTTGTATGTATTAGGTTAATTATTTTTTGAGACACTTCAGTGAGATGTGGAAGGTAAATGCAACTTACTGATGATGTGCCACAAAAAGTTGGATTATCTAGCAATCAATGAAATTATCACCACCAAATGAGTTAGTGGATTAATAATTGCACAAGTTGGAGAGTACAAGTGAAAATGTCAGTTGTGCTGCAATAGAGAGAGGAACAGTATAAACCAATCGAAGTCTGGCTTGGTTGCTATAACTAATGGTCGAAAACAGTATACCAACTGGATTAAATTGTAAAGCATAAGATGTGGTGCTTATGGTCTCTCTCCTAAGGGAAAAAAGTTTCCTGATGTGAACCTTAAATTTGTTACTTGATGGTAGGAATGGATGGATTGCAGCAGGTGCGCGATAATGGCATTTACATCATTATCACTTTCTTTTCAAAATAATGGTTTCTTTGGATAGCAAGAGTCTGAAGTTGCCGAGACAACTTCATCCCTGTGGTACATGGGACTTCTTGTCAGGAATTCCTTCTCTCCATGTCTGTCTTGCTCTTGTGAAACTTGCTTTCGCCCCCTAAGCCTCTTCAGGCCCCCTTTTCATCCCTATTGCACTTAGTTGGCGCATGGTTTGACGAATTATTTGTCATCGGTGCTGGTAATTTCTTTAGGCAGTGTCATGTAAAATGGATGTACCATGAAAAAAACCAATGCCTACAACATGTGCTCAtttactgttttttttttttttttcgtatgaTGTTGCAGTGACATTCCCATTGGATCTCGTCCGACGGAGAAAGCAGTTGGAGGGGGCAGCTGGAAGGAGCCGTGTGTACACGACGAGCCTGTTTGGGACATTCAGGCACATACTTGGCACCGAGGGTGTTCGAGGCTTGTACAGAGGCATTTTGCCGGAATACTACAAAGTTGTTCCCGGAGTCGGCATCGCTTTCATGACCTTTGAGGCACTAAAGTCATGCCTTTCTGGGTCACCTAATGAGCGGTAGCCCGAAGCACTTTCTGATCTTTAGAATCAGCTATTGATACTTGCTGAGTTAACTGGAGAGAGCTCGAAGAAGCAACCTTATGGAACCACCTGGTGGTAGAACTTTTGTGATTGCGACATCAACATGTGATCTATATTTACGTGAGAAACAGGTCAAATTGTATTTAGTAGGCTATGCACGACAGTCATCTCTCAGTTTTGTTATCGGCATTTCTTTTATGACTTCCTGCCTTCAACATGTGATCTATATTTACGGCATTTCTTTTCTCCAGCAGCGTATAGTATATAATTGAATGCCAGAAAAAAAATGCTACTACAAAACGTTGAAAATGACACATGGAAAGGTTGTTTGAGCACGAGACTTGAAGCATCAAGCATCATTTCCAATGATACAAAACTATGAAGAATCGTAACTGAGAAGAACAAATACAGAAGGGGTGACTAAGAGGAACCTCGTAGTCCTGCAATGATCAAGCTCGTTTGAAGGATTGGGCAGGGGCCGCGGCGCGCGCGTTCCCCCTCTACCACAAATTACGACGTCCACTCTCCCACTAGGGGAGATGGTAAGCCAGTGCTCCTCCCAAGTGCAATGGAGGCCGCTAGCCTAGGCCATGGGCCCTCTTGATCGCCCATCGACCCCGTCCAGGTAAGTATGGACAAAAGGCTGGGGGAAGCACTTCTTGACGACCTCGCCGTGTTCCCCTATTCCAGAAAtcgtcgatgtgggactaattgccATCATTCGAGTAACTAACCAGTCAGGAGACCGTTACTTTCGCCCTGTTCCCACGCACTGTAGGTGAATGCCTTGGACCGTGCGATGTCCACCCAAAACCCAGCCGGAATCCTGAACGAAATGAACCAACCCCGGATGAGTTGGAGGGCAAAAGTTCATGAAGCAAATGGCTTCTGTGGCAGCAAACCTCAAACTGGAAGAGTTTATAGCTTTGGTCGACTCTTTAGGTCGGATCGCATCTGTACCGTTTGATTCAATCTATGATTGTCTTGTCCGATTGATTCCGCTCGGGCTTGATTGTGGTTAACCGACTCACTCTGACATATCTCTGACTCGGGGAACCACTTAGGGTTTTTTTATAAGCGTGGGCGGCGGTAGAGGGAGACGGAGAGAGAGCGGGGGAGGGGATGGCGGTGGACATGGGGAAGCTGCGGTGGGGAGAGCTCGATGACGACGCGGAGGACCTCGACTTCTTGCTGCCGCCGCGGGTGGTGGTCGGGCCGGACGAGAATGGTGTGAAGAAGGTGATCGAGTACCGGTTCGACGACGAGGGTAACAAGGTTCGGGTCACCACCACCACCCGCGTCCGCAAGCTCACCCGCGCCCGCCTTAGCAAGCGCGCCCTCGAGCGTCGCTCCTGGCCCAAGTTCGGCGACGCCGTCCACGAGGACGCCGGCGCCCGGCTCACCATGGTCTCCACCGAGGAGATCCTCCTCGAGCGCCCTCGCCCCCCCGGTTCGacccttgtcttcttcttctttttaatcaCCTTCTGGTTCCTCTTTGTTAGGCTTTTAAGTCAATTAAATTCGATTAGTTCTCTTCTACTTGGCGTATATCTCTGTGGTCAAAAGAGACGATCGATAATTGAACTTCTTTTAGGAATTCTTATTTCTGATCTGTGATGTGCCAATTTACTAGTATTTTTCTTTCTCGATCAATAAAAAGATATCTCCTTTTTGTGCAAATTGACATTTCCTACAGACGATGTTGCCTGTTCCTGGATCCGTGATGCAAATCCATATCTTTACTGTCCTAATTGGGACTTCGGGGTGTGGGTGATTTAAGGGATTAATCTGGAACTGTCCTTATGCTTTGTTTTCCATTGGATATTTCTGATCGGATTAGAGCCTGAAGGCCAATCACTAGATCCTGATTTTGGTATCTGTAATGATTTAGGTGTGCATGACCAGGCTGCAGACTGTTCCCCTTTGTTGTCTTCTCCATGAACAGTAGCCCTCCACTATACCATATTCTGCAGTCTTCGGTGTATGAGAATAAGATCCCTAATGAAATCAAGGGCTTATGATTATACTTAAAATGCGAGAGTTGCAAGTAAAAAGTCTTGTTTGGAGAGTAAGAATAAAATGGGGATTCTTAATGTTACACTCGGGAGTATTGTCCCATGCCTCCTTAGTCCATACTAAGAAATAAGAATAGCCTCCGCTATGTATCTTGTCTGTTGGGTtatttgtgtgtatatatgtatgtattatcTATAATTaccataaatattttatgaacatATACATTTCTTTCCCTGTTTTGTTCTTGGGTGTTGTTTCAGAAGTGGAAACTCCCTATTTAATTGATAATTGGCAAGCACCTTATGTCCTTAAAAATTGGGGGTTTAGGTATGAACTGATGAAGGTATGGTTCTTTCACAATGCATTGGTACTGAAGGCGAAAATAGATCTGATGAATGGAAAGTCTGAAACTAAGGGAAGATCTCccagtatatatttcttttgatagcttcttTTTTATCTACAAGAGCACCTATTACTACATTAACTGTTTTATAGATGGACATATTTTATTCCAGTTCTTTATTTGTATttgttttgagaatctattggtgATCTTGGGAACTCTCTGTTGAAGAAGCCAATGTGAATCATCTCATGTCTAAAGATTTGAGGTCTAGGTATCGACTGGTGAATGCTTGGATCTTCAAATACATTGGACTGTTTttgcttgtttacataaagtgcaGATTTTTACATCATCGACGATGTTTAAGAACAAATTCATATTGAATCATTTTTAGGAATTGACAAGTATTGTAATGATAAAAAGACTAGCCTCTGTTGCTAGTCCTGGTGACTATGCTGATGAGACTTTTCTCCTGGGTGATCAAAGATAAACATGGAATACATTATGTGTGGAAATTGGGTCAAGTAGTACAATTTTAAAAGCACTTTATTACTAGTCTTGTTGATATTAAAAGTGGGCAAGGGGTTTATGTTACATTTACTTTAGTCGatgagagttcattgacactgaaATAACAACACCATATTGTTGTATGGTACATTATAGGCAGTACATGCACAATTGTATTCTGTACTTGTAGTAACTTAAGCAGGTCAAACAGATGTATAATTGATGTCTCGGGCATGTGTGATGATCGGAAGCATATATTTGTTCTGATCTATCCTTTGACTGAGGGGAAGATTCTTTGTATTTTTACCACTTAAGTGTCATGTGGAAGAGGCAAGGTGGTGCATGTGAAGGTGGGTGGGTGTCTAGACATCAGATACAATCTCCATCTCTGTTATGGCAAGGGAAATTTAGAATGTCTCGGACAACAATGTGTTGTTCTATTAAACAATAGTTTCATCTCAGAAGCAATTTATGGAGACTTTGAGCTTTGTGGCTAGTGCTATAGACATAAAAAAAACAACACATATGTATCTTGGTGTTAGGGAGTTTCAACATCATGGGTTACCTCCTGTCTGAGGTTACCATCAACAAATGAGACAATTTGTTGTTTCTTCAGGCAAAGTCTGTTTTTATTTGATATCTTTAGCAACAAACTAAAGGAAAAATTATCTTTCAAGCATACATAAAAAATAGTTAATctgattttttaaattatatttgtaCCATTCGATATGCAAAGAAAACAAGTCTTTTCTAAATTTAATCTGTTATGTGTGCTTTGTTTCTAATTCTCTCATTTCTTTGGTGTCCATCGATCCCCATCTTCGATAGGCAGCAAAGCGGAAGAACCAAAGGTTGCAGGGGATCCATTAGCTGCCATGGGCAAAGCAGGTGCTGTCCTCATGGTATGCAGGACTTGTGGTAAGAAGGGTGACCACTGGACATCGAAGTGCCCTTACAAGGATCTGGCGCCACAAACAGACAGCTTTATCGACAAGCCTCCTGGTGCtgaagctgcagcttccaccacaGGCACTGGCAAGGGCACCTACGTGCCTCCTAGCATGAGAGCAGGTGCGGAGAGGAGCGGGACGGAGATGAGGCGTCGTAACGATGAGAACTCGGTTCGTGTGACCAATCTGTCAGAGGACACCCGTGAGCCTGACCTGTTGGAACTCTTCCATACTTTTGGCCCCGTCACTCGTGTGTATGTTGCTGTGGACCAGAAGACCGGGCTTAGTCGAGGATTTGGCTTTGTCAACTTCGTCAACAGGGAAGATGCAGAGAGAGCCATCAACAAGCTTAATGGCTATGGCTACGACAACCTTATCTTACGGGTGGAGTTGGCGACTCCAAGGCCGAATTGAGACTCTAATTTCTGCAATTTGTTTAGCAGATTCTGTTCTTAACATTTAGCAGATTCAGTGTTTTTGTCATGTGGCTTTATAATTTTGTTTATGGGTGGAGCGGGCGACTCCGAGGCCGAATTGAGACTCTACTTTCTTCAAGTTGTTTAGCAGATTGTCCTTAAAGATGATCAGTGTTTTTGTCATGTTGCTTTATAATTGTCCTAGAAATTTGTTTTAGATTTGAATTATTTTGGCGAGACGACAATGCATATTTATGTTGAGCATATCTCATGTTTGCACTATACAAGCAGTCAAATGGATTGAAATCTCCTTTTGTGTGCTCAGTTTTCCATTACTGTTTCTTCCTATTATATTTCTAGCATCTCAACATTCTTGTTCGACCGGAGACCACAGCGTCAACCTAAATTTCTGTTCCTTTCAACTCTCATCCACCATGCAATGAGTGCACAACtcgttcttcttcttccatcatatatatatattttttttcttcgtttttgtcatttatcctttgtaaaaataaaagaaaatgatgaTCTCTCTTCAACCATGTTTTCGAAGAATCTGTATTCAACCTTTGATGCAGTCTGTTCTCACGAGATCGATTAAACAAACAGCCGAAGAAGACAAGGAAAGATGCTCTCGACGTAATTTCTTTGTCGTTGCAATTGTTCTTTACGAATCGTCTCTACAGCTGACGTACGAGCTGATCGCCAGAATTCGCTCCTTGATTAGCTTAATAAACTCAGCCAAAGAAATTTCTCTACAAGGTGATCGCTGCTGTCCCACTCGATCATTCCATTGCGGAGAAGTAAGCCGTCGGAGACACGCAGTTTAACCCTCCTCAGAAAGGCACAAAGGAGAGGGATCGATGCATGTGAATCAACAGGTCCGATGTTAACCGAGGTCTAAGATTAGGTCGGCGGCTTCATGCATCGGTGTCGTCATAGATTGAGTTGGGACCTCATGGGAGCCAGCAAGATCTTGTTTGTTCTCACCATAAAATTATGTCCTACGTGAGGAAAGCTTCCACAACATCATCACGAACCGAGTTTTAAAGCTGTTTCTGATGATTGCGTATGATCAGCAAAACGAGAACTCCGTGTGTTCGAGCAGGACCAAACACGTGGTATTAATCAGCTTTAGGTCttctgcattcatatctttcctGCACTAAAAGATGAAGATGAACAAAGTAGTACGGTTGGTCTTCTCTCTTTGTAGCAACAGCAAACATAGAACAAACCGATAGCTCTTTTGCCTTTGTGGCCATGATTTAGACTTGAGCTGAAGCTGTGAAGCCGAAAGAACAGTGACAAGACCATTAAGTAATGCTTACCGAGgtatgttttgttgttgttgttgaatccAATCCAAGTCTGCTCATAAGGGTAGAATTCAACCTGGGACTTAATTATAATggggaaggaagaacgagttgtgCAGATAAAAACAGAAGTAGGTTGAGAAACAAAAAGCACCTAAAAATTACATCGAAGAGACTTTCTAGGCTTAGAATTCCCTCCATAGATTCTCATGTACCTCTTTGTCCCCAGCTCGGAGGATATAGATGCTTTGT of the Musa acuminata AAA Group cultivar baxijiao chromosome BXJ2-10, Cavendish_Baxijiao_AAA, whole genome shotgun sequence genome contains:
- the LOC135625223 gene encoding uncharacterized protein LOC135625223, whose protein sequence is MAVDMGKLRWGELDDDAEDLDFLLPPRVVVGPDENGVKKVIEYRFDDEGNKVRVTTTTRVRKLTRARLSKRALERRSWPKFGDAVHEDAGARLTMVSTEEILLERPRPPGSKAEEPKVAGDPLAAMGKAGAVLMVCRTCGKKGDHWTSKCPYKDLAPQTDSFIDKPPGAEAAASTTGTGKGTYVPPSMRAGAERSGTEMRRRNDENSVRVTNLSEDTREPDLLELFHTFGPVTRVYVAVDQKTGLSRGFGFVNFVNREDAERAINKLNGYGYDNLILRVELATPRPN